In Kwoniella pini CBS 10737 chromosome 2, complete sequence, a single genomic region encodes these proteins:
- a CDS encoding NAD(P)H-hydrate epimerase, producing MSIRYISQKIAQQIDEELMSSSGAFSLDQLMELAGLSCAQALYKSYPSATHKKVMVACGPGNQGGDGLVAARHLHHFSYKPTIYLPKPGSKDIYQSLLKQCENLNIPVIKDVEEFNNGLKDTDVILDAIFGFSFHPPLRAPFDKVLNAITATSIPIVSVDIPSGWSVTDGLQPLYTEKDEQGNSQSIKTFEPEVLVSLTAPKEGVKNFKGKHWLGGRFVPNELAKKFELNLPEYQGVDQVVELPSALTSKQ from the exons ATGTCGATTCGATATATAAGTCAAAAAATTGCTCAGCAA attgatgaagagCTTATGTCATCTTCTGGTGCATTCTCTCTTGATCAA TTAATGGAATTAGCCGGATTATCATGTGCTCAAGCGTTATATAAATCTTATCCTTCAGCTACACATAAAAAAGTGATGGTAGCTTGTGGGCCAGGGAATCAG GGTGGAGACGGTTTAGTAGCTGCTAGACATTTACACCATTTCTCATATAAACCAACTATTTATCTTCCAAAACCAGGttcaaaagatatatatCAAAGTTTATTGAAACAATGTGAAAATCTGAATATACCAGTGATTAAAGATGTAGAAGAATTCAATAATGGGTTAAAGGATACTGATGTCATTTTGGATGCTATTTTTG GCTTCTCATTTCATCCTCCACTTAGAGCTCCTTTTGACAAAGTTCTCAACGCTATAACAGCAACTTCCATACCTATAGTCTCGGTTGATATACCTTCTGGATGGTCAGTAACAGATGGACTTCAACCATTATATACGgagaaagatgaacaagGTAATTCACAATCTATCAAGACTTTTGAACCTGAAGTGTTAGTCAGTTTGACAGCTCCAAAGGAAGGTGTGAAGAATTTCAAAGGAAAACATTGGTTAGGTGGAAGATTTGTTCCTAA TGAATTGGCTAAGAAATTCGAATTGAATCTACCGGAATATCAGGGGGTTGATCAGGTTGTAGAATTGCCTTCTGCCCTTACCTCAAAGCAGTAG